ACCTCTTGATAGCCATCCAACCACTTGATTCATTTTTTTCTCAGATGTCAGCTTTTTGGGACGATTCCTCCCTGACAAGGGCGATGGGCAAACGGATGAACCTCATCTCCGCATGTCGATTCACCCGGTCATTGGTTTCGTCCTATGAAGAGACGATGCTTAGGCAGCCACAAGGGACGAGGGGCGTGGTGCCAACTGCCCGGCCGGATGAAAACCACACCCAGTGAATCAAGTGCTGTCCCGGGTGAAAAGAATGATCCAAACAACTGGAGGCCTTTGATCTCTCCTACAAGTGCAACTTCCTTGGTTGTCAAAAGCTCGCCTTTCCTTCCACCTTCTACCACCCATCTCAAGGACCTTCTCTGCTCATCCAACAGTCTGTCGGCAACCTCAAGTACAACAGAGCAGCGTCATCGGAACTCTCAAGATGAGCTACCGTCCAGTGAGTGAGATATACTTCAAGTGATGACTTGAGGCTAAATTTCATCGATACAGATCCCAGACCTGTTCACCATCGTTGACGGTCAATTTCATCATATAACGCTGCACTGGCAGTTTGATCTAGCCAGGAGGTCAGGCGACCAAATCTGTTACTGGAATGAAATCATCGGGCAGCTTTTCGTCTACGGTCTACCAGGAGAGCTCCCCTACGAACCTGCGGTCGCCCGCGGTCCGGTGAGAATCTTCATCGACGTCACCAACCGCCCAGCCGTCCTCCCGCCCGGCTTCTGGGCCACTGAGAGGGTCCTCATTGGCCCTTCTTGGGGTCTGCCGGGCTGGCACCCCTGGTTTCCGACAGACCCTCTGTTCCTGAGCACCGAGAGATCTCTTGGAGGACGTCCTGGGACAGTGGGCGACCTGCGCTGGTGCGGTACCTGCGGCAAGTGGCTTTTGGCCCCTTACTTCTTCGACCACGATGGTGCCCGCGCGAATTCGCGCACCTGCAACCGGTGTGTTATGCGCCGAGACCTCCGTTCTCGGGCGTACAATACGAGGGACGCCTGGCTTGTGGCCAAGCAGCCGACGATGATGTGGCTTCGCCCCGGCGAAGCGGGCTACGACCACTAGCCCGAGCCCGGAGCCCCCGGCCGGGTATGAGGCCGGGAGGCAGGGCGGCGGAAGGATCTGTAAGTCATCTCACTCGTGCCTCTTCACTTTGATCCCTTGCGTCATCCACTTGGTCGATCTGGTAAGCCAGATGATGCCCAACGTCGCAACTCGGGACGAAGGCAGACAATGCTGGACCACGGATCGAACTGTCGACCCAAGATCTGAACAGCCATCTCAAATGTTTTGATAACACTGCGCGGGTGGAGTCCTAGCCATCCCTGAATCTTTTGAGGGACGAGACGAGACGAGACGAAAGAGCTGCTGTCACTGGACGGCGTCAACTCCAGACTGAAGGGGCCAGGGGCTTCCCTGGCTGTCCGGGTTCGTTCGTCTGGGCTTGCCGACTGCCGCAGATGCTTTGAAACTGGCTTCTTCCCTCATATCAGGTTTCATCAGAGTTCAAGTGGCTGACTTTCGATTAAGCAGATATCCTTCCACGCGGTGACGGCGGTACGAGTCGAGAGAAAACCGATGGGAAAGCCAAAAAAAACAtcaaaagaaataaataaatctacaaAAAAAAGGGAGGGAAGAAAAGAGAGGTAGGCCAATTTTCATCCTTCTATCCTACCTCACCACTACCAGGGCGTAGCTCGCCCATCCTTTCACCTTCACGATTTACACATCTCATATGAGCCTTATCAACCTTGGGCATCAGCAGGAAACACGCCGTCCCTCTTTCAGCTCATTTTTCCCTGGTCCTTTGGCTTGATTATGAATTTCTGCCCCTCAATCGACAGTGGAGATTTTGGGAGAAACAAAGTCGAGACATGCAGGAACCGTTGCTGACCTGTTGGCGCTAGAATTAAGCGAGGCCCAAAACAGTGCGGAAGGGGGTCATTACGTCAGCAGCCGAAGATGCTGCGATGGCTGCAATTGGCCGGGGAAGCAGGCGCCGGGAACGTCGTTCCTCGTGCCGGGAAATTGGGCAAATCGACCATCCTTGTCGATCCCAAGAATTCACCCCCCTGCTCGTTATTGTCTGTTCTCTTGCAGATTTCCGATTCATTACTCTCGCCTGACAAGGCCCCAGGTCCCAGAGGTCCCAGAGAGGGTCCATCCAATGTCCGTTGCGACGGGAGAGAGGACATTGTGGTAGGTTCGCGGCTTGTCATTGTTTGCTTCCTCTTCTTTCTCTGTCTTCTCGGTTGTGTGTGCGCGCAAACTACAAACGCGATTCGAAAAGCTGACTCAAACTCGACCATCTACAGCTGCTACTCGAACGTGAATCTGCCCGTTTGGCACACGAGAAACCGCGACGTTGCGTCATCCCAACTTGAAATTACCTTCGTTAGTTCCCGACCCGTTTAGGAGCAAACGGAACAGCTTCCCACGCGCCAAAGTAACGCTAGACCATTGCCGACCGTCAGTGCGCAAACTTCGATATTTCCACAGGAATTATTCCCCCAAACTTCTTCCTATTCCACGCTCCAGAGCGTTCAGGAAGCACCTTTCCGACCTTCTCCATGCTCTCGGAGCTGTAGAACACATACCATATCCGCCAGAATGGACGAGAAGCAGGCACCCGGGAGGCCTAGTGGGATTCCTCGCATGTCCCGTCTGCCTCTTCCAAGAACAGCAGCTTcagctccagctccagctccagctccCGCTGTTCGACCATCTCCATCGCGAGAAGGCCTGAACTCGAGTATACGAAATCCTCGCCTCCGCCCAGCTGCTTCACGAGACCAATTGGCCTCAGCCGCTGCTCTCAAGCAAACGGAGCCTCGCAGCCTTCCTACGAGACCGAAACGCGAAATTCAGCCTCCAGCCACGAGAAAGACAGAACTGAGAGCTCCCGCTGCTACGCTGAGATCTTCCCGAAGCGTGCCTCGACTGCAACCAAAAGAATCGATAATCCAGAAACCCCCTACACCCCCAGAAGAACCCCAACGGTCATTCACTCCTCGCTCGACAAGCGTTACGCGAAGCCCGTCCGAGGACAATGTCGCTACCCCAAGCTCGAGTCGTCTGGGCGATCCGATTACCCTGACCAAAGACACGAGCAGCCCACAAGTCGCCGATGATGATGCCGAGCCTGATCTTCCAGACTTTGACACGCTGAGAACGACACCATTCAGACCTCGTCCGTCCCTTTCCGAACGAACCATCGAGACCCTTCAGCAACTACAATCTTCCCCTTCTCTAAGCAAAAAGACGTCCACATTCTTCGACCCAGATGGCACTATGCGGCCCCGCTCACGCGCCGGCAGCGGCCACTCGAGACCTGGCTCAAGCTACACCTCCGATGGCTCCGTGCGGCCCACGTCCCGGCACAGCAGACCAGGTTCGAGCTCTGGTGCTGAAGAGAACCCATTTGCTAATGCTCGACCGGCTGCGAACGCGTACCGACCTCTTGGCGCCATTGAGGGCACCCCAGCTCGCCGTGTATCTAGCATCCGTTCCCTACGAGCACCATCACTGAGAGCTACACCCCAGTCGTCACCTTCTGGACCGTCGACTACTTCGGCGATACAAGTCACCCAAAGTCCCAGCCCAACGAGACCAACTGGCATTAtggcaccaccaccacccaaaGCTGGAGCAAAGACGCTGGCTGCTCGCCCTCTCAAGCCCCGCGCCTCGGTTCAAGGACTTTACAAGAAGCCTTCCCTGCCAACAATGGCCCAGCCAGCTCCAACGGCGTCTGTTGCTTCGCCGCAGCCCAAGAAATTGACACCGTCCAAGTCTTATGGATCTCTACGAAGGCCTGGACCGTCAAAGATTGGTGCTCCACCTCCTGCTACTTCAAAGGATGCTGAAGAATTTGGAGAAAATCCAGCGGCAAAGTCCTCCAACGCTCTGCGAGAACAAATTGCCAAGGCCCGGGCAGCCAAGCGCGCTGCAGACAGACAAGCTGCGGAGGCAGCATCGGCTCCAAGCGCAGCGCCGGTTGCAGAGTCTTCTGCGCTAGCCCAGTCTGAACCACCCATCATCCCACAGGACGACGGGTTCGACTTTGGCATCGCTGTCACGCAAGACCCTTTCAACACTCAGAGATCGGAGAACTCTCAGAAGAAGGTCATTCAACAGCGGCTCGGCACTGCCCGCAGCAGTGGCAGACTCAACATCGCGGCCATGGGCCTCAAGGAGATCCCGGTCGAGGTTCTCAAGATGTACGATTCAGAGTCCATGGGCACTTACGATGGCTCATGGGCTGAGACTGTCGATCTGACTCGCTTCGTAGCTGCGGATAACGAGCTGGAGACTATCGATGACTCCATCTTCCCAGATGTCACAGCAGAGGAGATGGCACAGGATGAGGACTCGAACGGCAACATCTTTGGCGGCTTAGAGGCGATGGACTTGCACGGCAATTCGCTAATCTCTTTGCCAATGGGATTGAGACAGCTTCCTCTGCTCACATCGCTCAACTTGGTAAGCCTACACATGCGACCCTGAGTGTCAACTTTGACTAATAAAAGCAGTCGCAAAATCGACTCGCAAACAACTGCCTCGAAGTCATCACCCAGGTCAAGGCCCTCCGAGACTTGAAGCTCGCCAATAATCTTCTTTACGGACCCCTCGATCCCATCTTCTCGAACCTCGAGAACCTCGAGATCTTCGACCTTCACGGAAACAACGTATCATCGCTTCCACCTGGCATCGAAAGTCTATCGAGGCTGCGCGTTCTTAACTTGAGCGAGAACAGCTTCGAATCCCTGCCTTTTGCGAGTCTGTCCAAGCTCCCACTGACGGAACTGCTGGTGAAGAAGAACAAGCTCACGGGAACGCTGATTGAAGATGGGGCCGAGTCCCTCCCAACCCTTCAGATGCTCGACCTATCCTGTAACCAGTTGACACGCTTGGTACCTTCAGGATCAGTCATCAATCTGCCTGTCGTCCATCAACTCATCATCTCGATGAACCGCATACAAGAGCTACCCGATGTCAGCTCTTGGTGCAGCCTCATGACCCTGAACGCCGACGAGAACGCTATTTCCGAGTTTCCCAATGGTTTCACCGCTCTTGAGAAGCTTAGGCATGTTGACTTTTCTGCCAATGACATTCGCGTGGTACCACCCGAGATTAGCAGGATGGATAACTTGACCATGATTCGGCTCGCTGGCAACCCGTTGCGCGACAAGAAGTTTGTTTCTGCCACCACAGAAGAGTTGAAGGAAGTCCTCGCCGGCAGGCTTGAGCCGCCTCCGCCCTTCAAGGAGGAGGATACCGCTGTGCCCGACGAGGCACACCTCGACGAACCCCATAGCATCCAACCAGACACTACTCCCGCACCTACAGTCGAAGCTATAGTTCGCGATAACCACTCGGACGAGGACGACTTCGCTACCCCTCCCACCTCTTCGCCGACATCACCAGCACGAGCGCGTTCGCAGACGCTAGCCAATGAGACATGGCCTGTCAAGCAAGGTGTTCTGGACCGATCAAATACCAAATCAGCTTCGTTGCATCCTGTGGTGTGTTCCAAGGTCGCGGCCGACAACAAGGTCATTGAGATCCAGTTGCGTCACAACCTTTTCACCTGCTTCCCGAATTCACTGTCCTTCTTCGCCGATTCTCTTGCCGCCCTGTCTCTTGCGCATAACCAACTGGTCGGCGAATCTTATTTGACAGAGGAGCTTGACTTGCCGGCCCTGCGTGAGCTGAACCTCGTCAGCAACCACATCACCAGCCTTTCGCCGTTGACCACGCACTTGGTTGCCCCGCAGCTAGAAAAGATGGACGTTTCGTTGAATCGCATCACTGCCCTTCCGCCTGACTTGCGCTCAGTTTTCCCCAGGCTCGTCGTCCTTTTGGCAGCAAACAACCACTTGATCGAGCTTGACCCAGACACCATTAAGGGCATGGAGGTTGTCGATGCTGGTAATAACGACATTGCACACTTGAACCCGAGACTTGGCCTTCTAGGTGGCACTGGCGGGCTCAAGCGTCTAGAGGTCGCTGGCAATCGCTTCAGAGTTCCTAGGTGGAACGTTCTTGAACGGGGTACGGACGCTACCCTGCGGTGGCTAAGAGGGCGGGTGCCAGTAGCGGAGATGGCATCGTGGAAGGTCAGCGAGGGTGACACTGGCAACACTTCCGACACCAGCCTCGATGATGTAGATTAAGGGCACTGGCTGGAAAGGTATCACTGGAAGGGGTTTATGGGGGAGGGCTTTACGGTTTCGGGTTGATTTTGGGGGCTGCTTTGGGGGCTTTTGGGAGCTGTCGTTTCGATTCACGCACATACTTTTTCTTACTCGTGGCATCACGATGTCATGTTGAGCTTTCCATGGAGTTGAGGGGAAATCTTTGCGATCACCATCGCCTGATATCCTGTACCAGTActgtataatactatagacATAATATGGGACGGTGGCATTCCGTCCCAGCAAGGTTTCTGTTTCCAACGGTCTCTTGATGTCTGTTTCGTATTGACTTTTCACAATGCGTTGGTAGCGTATGTTGCTATAGAGGTCCTCAAGATTGTGCCGAAGTCTTTCTCCGATCCTTTCTTTGTGGGATATTAAACATCGCATCCAAATCCTCGATATGATGGTCTTCTACTCTTCAGTTCAGCATCCCACATCCATCAGACGTAGCTTCGCTCTACTAGCAGCCAGCAGCAAGAATAATTTCTTTCGCCTGACTTCTCTGCTTAGTACTTACAAAGTATACCCCGTCACAATCTTACACAATCTTACACAATGGCAACTGCAATGGCTTCAATCCGGGCGGCTACGTCCCGTCCCATCAAGAACGTCAACTCCTTCTACACTGACTACCTCCACATCGTCAAAGCCTCCGACGAACAATCTGGCCGCGAGATGAACTACGACGAGGAAAAGCAGCTGCCCTCGCCACCCCCGGGGACCACCACCGACGAGGATTCTGAACCCCTCACCTGCTTCGATGCCACAGCCATCGTCCTCGTCGTAATCTGGGCCGTCTTCTTGGTCACCTTCGGCGCCTACACCTTCTGTAACATCGTCCGCGAGCCCTCGGAGCAATATGTCTTGGACACCGACGTCTTCAACACCATCGCGGCGGCGGTATATCTCCTCCACGGTGCTCTCTATTTCTGTTATTCGACCTATGTCGGTCTCATTTTTGCAGGACCGATAGAGGGGAAAGATAAGACGGAGAGCGCTGCCGAGGCGTATGCCGCTGCACAGACGTTCTCGGATGATGATTCCGGCGGCTGGTGGTGGGAGCCGTGTCTTTCCGCTGAGGCCATCGACAAACTCATCCGCATTCAGATCGCCGTCTTCATCGTCGCTTTCTGGCCTGTCTTTGTGGTGTACAACTTTGCGGCCGTCGTCTGCCATGACTTCAAGCGCCTCACAACTACTAGAGGCGTTGATCAGGAAATTGCTCCCCGTGCCGTCTACTCTGCTGGCAACCGCGCTCAGGAGAATCAATGTAAGAGGACCTCTGAGATTTCTGAGAAGAAGCCATTGCTCGGACAGAGGCTGACTGCGTCAGAGATCGTGGCGATTGAGAatgaggcggcggcggctgagGTGTGGAGGATGTATAAGGCTAGGATGGTTGAGCAGAAGCCGTATGCTCCTGCTGTCCAGCAGTAGGGGTTGGACTCTTCATGTCTGGCTAAGGGGTTGCTCATGGCATCGTGGTTACATCATCTAGTGACCATGAGCAAGTTAACTGTATTCATTATCAAGAGTTGCAAGTGTAGTGAATTGAAGTcattaaaatagtttttttagttGTTGTCAGCGCTGTGATATATATTCAGTCCATGCAGGCACTTATGGCTCAGCTTGAACTCGAACTCGATATCATAAGTTGCCCATCGTGAGATCCTTTCATGACTCACATCGAATCGTGTCAGAACAGCCTGCAGTATCAGCGTATAGTCTCAAGCATTCTGACGAGCATGGCCAACCATGAAGGcccgtcctcttcttcagaTTTCCTTCGGGAGAGATTTGACATTGCTCGTTCCAGTCCTCTTCACGTTACCTCCCAGCCCCCCTTCCCCACGCCATTGATCACCTACCGTCTGCATAGCCTTGCCAGGTGCACGAAGAAATCTCTTCCACACTCTGACACATCTGTTGTGTACACCTTTGGGGCTTACTGTCAACTGACCTGGCCGGACTTCACGAGGGGCGAGAGACAGAATGCCCCTTACACATTCCAGCACCACCGCCGTCATTGCCTCAAAAGACGGCAAATTCCTGTTCCTGAAAGTTTACTCGGGAGTAGTGAACTTTCCAGGTGAATCATAGCAAGGTTGCGGCTTCCGGCATTTGCCATACAAAGCGGATGTTGACCACAGAGGTATAGTCTAACTTCACGACACCAACGGATAGACTACCTATCTCCGATTAAACCATGAGCCCTGACCCTAGGTCGTTGGAACGCAATCGTAGATAGACATGTTCTACCCTATATGAACCCTTCTCGTTTGTCCCAGCCTGGCCAGCATTGTGCTTGAACACCTCGTTCTCGACATCACTCCTCGCCACTAAACTCTCTCTTGCGATTATCTCACTAGGAGTACAAAACAAACCACACCCAGTCACTGAGACCTGAAGTTACCACAACCACTTTCATCCAACAACACAAGTATTCCTTCCTCAACCTAACAAAGATGGCTCCTACTACTTCCGCTCCTGTTGCCGGCCTCAGCGCCGGCATCCAGGACGACGATTGCAACTTCCGGAACACCATAATCATAGCGGCGGCATGTGTGGTCTACACTATTTCGGCCCTTGTCTTCTACGCCTTCCTCAATAGGTGCCGTTTCTTCCCTGGATGGTACGGGAGCTCCGATAAAAGACTGCAACACAAGGTCTTGCTACTCTTGTGGCTTCCTGCTACCTTGATCCTCTGGCCCCTGTCTCTCCTCTTGATCATATCCTCTAAATGCGGCTTCGACGTCGGCGACAGGTTGGCCAATCTCTATCGACGCATGAAGACGAACAGCAGAGCCCTGAGTCGTCACATCAGCGGAGAGCCAAGGGAAGGAATGGAGCTCGACAGATGGGAAGAGATTGAACTCGAAGAGGAGAACCATAACGTTCTCCGAAAGAATACCACCATGGGAGTATTCATCAACCCCTTCGATGAGAGAGGGCGTTCAAGTACCCGCAGCTCCAGTGTATCCAACAGTAGGGACCCGTCACCTAAAGATCGTCGGACGTCCTCCTCAGCCACGGGGATATCACCAGTCAAGTGGTATGAGAGGCTTGCTTCACCCGCCAACATGGGAGGGACTCTCAATCAGGCGGGCTCCAGCAGCAACGTTGGTCCGTCGTCGACGGATCGCACGAGGAGCGAAAGTCCCTACACAGACGACGGCGATTCTCGACAACCGACGACCACTCCGGCTGAGAGTGTGGACGCAATGTCTTCAGGTTCGAGCAGGAAACCTAAGACGACACGGAAGTTGCAGATTATTCCTGAGCAGACCGAAAAGGTTGGAGGATGGGAAATGATGGTTCTCTGAGCGAAAAGATTGATGCACGGCAGGTACGACGATTGACTTGGGTTCCTGGCCTCGGAGATCTTCGAAGATCAATTCCGGGGTGGGAAAAGCCATCATAACATAGTGGGAGTTACTATCATACAATGTCGAGCCCGGGATTTGGGATCTTACGACATGATATTCTTACACCCAAATTAGGCGTATCAATGAGCGGAAAAGCATTCATTGCTCTAGTCATTGAGTAGGAGAGTCACACCTCATATGGGTCGTAATCGCCTCAATATACTCACTTCTGGTATTCTGGTGTCTCTTGGCTCTTCCATgttatttaaaaaccttACCCAATGTGTTTTCTGGCGCTCAAGCGATAGAAGGCAACTTTGTCACTGCTCCAATTCTCATCCAAGTTGCCTCTGCAATACAGCAGTCCATGACTTGAAGCCGTTCATAGGAATAGTACTTGCAGGGATCAGGCTTGAGGAGGCACATTAGCATCGTGATATACCAGCCATTAGAATCCTCTGCGCTTGGATGACCGTTGAGGGCCATAAACTCCATGTACACGGCCTTGGGACGGCTATCTCTCCAGGCACAGTCTAGCCAAATGAAACCAATAGGATCCTTTGCGTCGCAGGCTCCGTGGTTCTCGTGGTCTTCGACATCGTAGGTCCTCAAAGTTTGGCCACCGTGTCGTGGAGGGGTATCACCCGTGTACATTCCGTAAGGAGGAAGTGAAGAGAGCGGCAAGTTGTTGCAGATGGCTGGGTATACAGCATAAAGCCCATTCGAGTTCTCAATTTTCCTAGGTGTTGATGAGATGCGAAGATCTGTGATGCTTGCCACCAAATCGAGAGAGGGCCTATTGAAGAACCCTGATACTACGCTGGAAGGAAATCCGAAGATGCCATCGTCTGCGTGCGGGACAAATGA
The window above is part of the Colletotrichum lupini chromosome 9, complete sequence genome. Proteins encoded here:
- a CDS encoding leucine Rich Repeat family protein, with translation MSVATGERTLCCYSNVNLPVWHTRNRDVASSQLEITFSVQEAPFRPSPCSRSCRTHTISARMDEKQAPGRPSGIPRMSRLPLPRTAASAPAPAPAPAVRPSPSREGLNSSIRNPRLRPAASRDQLASAAALKQTEPRSLPTRPKREIQPPATRKTELRAPAATLRSSRSVPRLQPKESIIQKPPTPPEEPQRSFTPRSTSVTRSPSEDNVATPSSSRLGDPITLTKDTSSPQVADDDAEPDLPDFDTLRTTPFRPRPSLSERTIETLQQLQSSPSLSKKTSTFFDPDGTMRPRSRAGSGHSRPGSSYTSDGSVRPTSRHSRPGSSSGAEENPFANARPAANAYRPLGAIEGTPARRVSSIRSLRAPSLRATPQSSPSGPSTTSAIQVTQSPSPTRPTGIMAPPPPKAGAKTLAARPLKPRASVQGLYKKPSLPTMAQPAPTASVASPQPKKLTPSKSYGSLRRPGPSKIGAPPPATSKDAEEFGENPAAKSSNALREQIAKARAAKRAADRQAAEAASAPSAAPVAESSALAQSEPPIIPQDDGFDFGIAVTQDPFNTQRSENSQKKVIQQRLGTARSSGRLNIAAMGLKEIPVEVLKMYDSESMGTYDGSWAETVDLTRFVAADNELETIDDSIFPDVTAEEMAQDEDSNGNIFGGLEAMDLHGNSLISLPMGLRQLPLLTSLNLSQNRLANNCLEVITQVKALRDLKLANNLLYGPLDPIFSNLENLEIFDLHGNNVSSLPPGIESLSRLRVLNLSENSFESLPFASLSKLPLTELLVKKNKLTGTLIEDGAESLPTLQMLDLSCNQLTRLVPSGSVINLPVVHQLIISMNRIQELPDVSSWCSLMTLNADENAISEFPNGFTALEKLRHVDFSANDIRVVPPEISRMDNLTMIRLAGNPLRDKKFVSATTEELKEVLAGRLEPPPPFKEEDTAVPDEAHLDEPHSIQPDTTPAPTVEAIVRDNHSDEDDFATPPTSSPTSPARARSQTLANETWPVKQGVLDRSNTKSASLHPVVCSKVAADNKVIEIQLRHNLFTCFPNSLSFFADSLAALSLAHNQLVGESYLTEELDLPALRELNLVSNHITSLSPLTTHLVAPQLEKMDVSLNRITALPPDLRSVFPRLVVLLAANNHLIELDPDTIKGMEVVDAGNNDIAHLNPRLGLLGGTGGLKRLEVAGNRFRVPRWNVLERGTDATLRWLRGRVPVAEMASWKVSEGDTGNTSDTSLDDVD